One part of the Rutidosis leptorrhynchoides isolate AG116_Rl617_1_P2 chromosome 1, CSIRO_AGI_Rlap_v1, whole genome shotgun sequence genome encodes these proteins:
- the LOC139886442 gene encoding sucrose synthase — protein sequence MAERVLTRVHSLRERLDSTLATHRTEILRVLSRIESLGKGILKPHQVMAEFEAICQEDQTKLHDGAFYELLKSTQEAIVQPPWVALAIRLRPGVWEYVRVNVNQLVVEELSVPEYLHFKEELVNGTSNGNFVLELDFEPFTASFPKPTLTKSIGNGVEFLNRHLSAKMFHDKDSMHPLLDFLRTHNYNGKTMLLNDRIQNLNALQSVLRKASEYLSTLDASTPYSEFEHKFQEIGLERGWGDKAEGVMEMIHMLLDLLEAPDACTLEKFLGRIPMVFNVVILSPHGYFAQENVLGYPDTGGQVVYILDQVPALEREMLKRIKQQGLDITPRILIVTRLLPDAVGTTCGQRLEKVFGAEHSHILRVPFRTEKGILRKWISRFEVWPYIETFTEDVAKEVTAELKAKPDLIIGNYSEGNLVASLLAHKLGVTQCTIAHALEKTKYPDSDIYWKNFEEKYHFSSQFTADLIAMNHTDFIITSTFQEIAGSKDTVGQYESHTAFTMPGLYRVVHGIDVFDPKFNIVSPGADMEIYFSYTEKERRLTALHPEIDELLFSSVENDEHLCVLKDKNKPILFTMARLDNVKNLTGLVEWYAKSDKLRELVNLVVVGGDRRKESKDLEEQAQMKKMYELIENYKLNGQFRWISSQMNRVRNGELYRVIADTRGAFIQPAFYEAFGLTVVEAMTCGLPTFATLHGGPAEIIVHGKSGFHIDPYHGDQISELLINFFEKSKEDPSHWEAISKGGLQRIQEKYTWQIYSDRLLTLAGVYGFWKHVSKLDRLEIRRYLEMFHALKYRKLAESVPLAVDE from the exons ATGGCGGAACGTGTTTTGACTCGTGTTCATAGTCTTCGTGAACGACTTGATTCTACTTTAGCAACTCATCGAACTGAAATCCTTAGGGTTCTATCAAG GATTGAGAGCCTTGGAAAAGGAATATTGAAGCCTCATCAAGTAATGGCCGAGTTTGAAGCTATATGCCAAGAGGATCAAACCAAACTTCATGATGGAGCCTTTTATGAACTTCTTAAATCTACTCAG GAAGCAATTGTGCAGCCACCATGGGTTGCACTCGCAATTCGTCTCAGGCCCGGAGTTTGGGAATATGTTCGAGTCAATGTGAATCAACTGGTTGTTGAGGAACTAAGTGTTCCTGAGTATCTTCACTTCAAAGAAGAACTTGTTAACGGAAC TTCGAACGGCAACTTTGTACTGGAACTGGATTTTGAGCCTTTTACTGCTTCGTTCCCAAAGCCAACACTTACTAAGTCGATTGGTAATGGGGTCGAGTTTCTTAATCGACATCTCTCTGCAAAAATGTTTCATGACAAAGATAGCATGCACCCTCTTCTCGATTTCCTTCGTACCCATAACTACAACGGCAAG ACAATGCTGTTGAATGACAGGATACAAAACCTGAATGCACTCCAATCCGTACTAAGAAAAGCATCCGAGTACCTGTCAACACTCGATGCATCAACTCCATACTCCGAGTTTGAACATAAATTTCAAGAAATCGGATTGGAGAGAGGTTGGGGTGATAAAGCAGAAGGTGTGATGGAAATGATTCATATGCTTCTAGACCTTCTAGAAGCTCCTGATGCTTGTACTCTAGAGAAATTTCTTGGTCGAATCCCTATGGTCTTCAACGTTGTGATTCTTTCTCCACACGGTTATTTCGCTCAAGAAAATGTTTTGGGATATCCCGATACTGGCGGTCAAGTTGTTTACATCCTTGATCAAGTTCCTGCTTTGGAACGTGAGATGCTAAAGAGGATTAAGCAACAAGGACTCGATATTACTCCACGTATTCTCATT GTGACTAGGCTACTTCCTGATGCGGTAGGGACCACGTGTGGTCAGCGTCTCGAGAAAGTTTTTGGAGCAGAACACTCTCATATTCTTCGAGTTCCCTTCAGGACCGAAAAGGGAATTCTTCGTAAATGGATCTCTCGTTTTGAGGTTTGGCCCTACATTGAGACTTTCACTGAG GATGTTGCAAAAGAAGTTACTGCAGAACTGAAGGCAAAACCAGATTTGATCATTGGGAACTATAGTGAGGGAAACCTTGTTGCCTCTTTGTTGGCTCACAAGTTGGGTGTCACTCAG TGTACCATTGCTCATGCCTTAGAGAAAACCAAGTACCCTGATTCTGATATCTACTGGAAGAACTTCGAGGAAAAGTATCATTTCTCGTCTCAGTTTACAGCTGATCTTATTGCTATGAATCATACCGACTTTATCATCACTAGTACTTTCCAGGAAATTGCCGGAAG CAAAGACACTGTTGGGCAGTATGAGAGTCATACTGCCTTCACAATGCCTGGATTGTACAGAGTGGTTCACGGTATCGATGTATTTGACCCAAAGTTTAATATCGTCTCACCTGGTGCTGATATGGAGATCTACTTCTCTTACACGGAGAAAGAAAGAAGGCTCACCGCACTTCACCCTGAAATCGACGAACTTCTCTTTAGCTCCGTTGAAAATGATGAACACTT ATGTGTGTTGAAAGACAAAAATAAGCCCATTTTATTCACAATGGCGAGATTAGACAACGTGAAGAACTTAACGGGACTAGTGGAATGGTACGCAAAAAGCGACAAGCTTCGTGAATTGGTGAACCTTGTTGTGGTAGGTGGTGACAGAAGGAAGGAATCTAAAGATCTTGAAGAACAAGCCCAAATGAAGAAGATGTACGAGTTGATCGAAAACTATAAGCTCAACGGTCAATTTAGATGGATTTCATCACAGATGAATCGAGTGAGGAACGGTGAGTTGTACCGTGTGATTGCTGACACACGGGGAGCGTTTATTCAGCCTGCATTTTATGAGGCATTTGGGCTGACCGTTGTGGAGGCCATGACTTGTGGTTTGCCCACATTTGCAACCCTTCATGGTGGCCCGGCTGAAATTATTGTTCATGGCAAATCGGGTTTTCATATTGACCCGTATCACGGGGACCAGATTTCCGAGCTGCTTATCAACTTCTTCGAGAAAAGTAAAGAAGACCCGTCTCATTGGGAGGCCATTTCAAAAGGCGGCCTGCAACGTATCCAGGAGAA ATACACATGGCAGATCTACTCAGATAGGTTGTTGACGCTTGCCGGAGTTTATGGATTTTGGAAGCATGTATCAAAGCTTGACAGGCTTGAGATCCGGCGTTATCTTGAAATGTTTCATGCTCTTAAGTACCGAAAATTG GCTGAATCTGTTCCATTGGCTGTTGATGAGTAA